From one Paeniglutamicibacter psychrophenolicus genomic stretch:
- a CDS encoding TetR/AcrR family transcriptional regulator, whose product MESTPRPKPNRRAQQSAETSRLIISTARRLFMERGFVPTTVEKLARECGVAVQTIYNSVGNKTQILSRIIDQAASGERAPASPLEFLAAELERTTTPDDVATVLSAWFADVNGRMAPVYKVLSEAAAVDPAAASLQRARDAQRFERYLATPGLLRDRGGLQRGQDDEDVAALIWNTGHPETYRFLVAGRGWSSERYERWCHATLAGAFS is encoded by the coding sequence ATGGAATCCACCCCGCGGCCCAAGCCCAACCGCCGGGCGCAGCAGAGCGCCGAGACGAGTAGGTTGATCATTTCGACGGCACGCCGACTCTTCATGGAGCGGGGCTTCGTCCCCACCACCGTCGAGAAGCTGGCACGAGAGTGCGGGGTCGCGGTCCAGACCATCTACAACTCGGTCGGCAACAAGACGCAGATCCTGTCCCGGATCATCGACCAGGCAGCCTCGGGAGAACGCGCGCCGGCGTCCCCGCTTGAGTTCCTCGCCGCCGAGCTGGAGCGCACCACCACGCCCGACGACGTTGCCACGGTCCTCTCGGCGTGGTTTGCCGATGTCAACGGGCGCATGGCCCCGGTCTACAAGGTCCTCAGTGAGGCCGCGGCGGTGGATCCCGCGGCGGCCAGCTTGCAGCGGGCCCGCGATGCCCAGCGCTTTGAGCGCTACCTGGCGACCCCGGGCCTGCTGCGGGATCGGGGCGGACTGCAACGCGGACAGGATGATGAGGATGTCGCGGCACTCATCTGGAATACGGGGCATCCCGAGACCTACCGCTTCCTGGTCGCCGGGCGCGGCTGGTCATCGGAGCGCTACGAACGCTGGTGCCATGCGACACTGGCTGGCGCATTTTCCTGA
- a CDS encoding FAD-binding oxidoreductase → MATNGIAASALRSAIDGEVFDSTDPGFEAACLGFNLAHEFRPDIAVLPRSSRDVAAAVRHAADHGLEVHVQATGHGLGTQAHGGLLVNTAGLQELDLDPEARSVRVGAGVRWSKVIAAAAPHGLAPLNGSSPEVGVVGYTMGGGIGPMGRTFGFAADHVTALRMVTASGDTLEVDAVREPELFWALRGGKCSVGIVTQLQFALQPVAEVYGGGIFFAGQHAPELFHAFGPWARSLPESTTASIALLRLPDAPEFPEPLRGKTTVHLRYVHVGGEQQGAALLAPMRGTAGALVDMVAMMPYSLIGSVHQDPTDPMPAWDASLLLGSLDADAIDALLETAGPQLQVPLILAELRHLGGAFARQPEHPNAVGRRDAAFAVNVVGPYAPPLQEAVAASGQAVLDAMEPWSHGGPSINFRGFSWAPEDVRKAWEPGHVERLRRIKADRDPDSRFRFGYLLD, encoded by the coding sequence ATGGCCACCAACGGCATCGCCGCCTCCGCATTGCGCTCCGCGATCGACGGCGAGGTATTCGATTCCACCGACCCCGGGTTCGAAGCCGCCTGCCTCGGATTCAACCTGGCCCACGAGTTCCGGCCGGACATCGCGGTGCTGCCGCGCTCAAGCAGGGACGTCGCCGCCGCGGTGCGCCATGCCGCCGACCACGGGCTGGAGGTCCACGTGCAGGCCACCGGCCACGGGCTGGGCACCCAGGCCCACGGCGGGCTGCTCGTCAACACCGCGGGGCTGCAGGAACTGGACCTGGATCCGGAGGCCCGCAGCGTGCGCGTCGGGGCCGGGGTGCGCTGGAGCAAGGTCATTGCCGCAGCCGCACCGCACGGGCTGGCCCCGCTGAACGGTTCCTCCCCGGAGGTCGGGGTCGTCGGCTACACGATGGGCGGTGGCATCGGGCCGATGGGGCGCACCTTCGGGTTTGCCGCGGACCATGTCACCGCCCTGCGGATGGTCACCGCCTCCGGCGACACGCTCGAGGTCGACGCCGTGCGGGAGCCGGAACTTTTCTGGGCGCTGCGCGGCGGCAAGTGCTCCGTCGGCATCGTCACGCAGCTGCAGTTCGCCCTGCAGCCCGTCGCCGAGGTCTACGGCGGCGGCATCTTCTTTGCCGGGCAGCACGCTCCGGAGCTGTTCCACGCCTTCGGCCCATGGGCGCGCTCCCTGCCCGAGTCCACGACCGCCTCCATCGCCTTGCTGCGGCTGCCCGACGCCCCGGAGTTCCCCGAACCGTTGCGCGGCAAGACAACGGTGCACCTGCGCTATGTCCACGTGGGCGGCGAACAGCAGGGTGCTGCGTTGCTCGCCCCCATGCGCGGCACCGCCGGTGCACTGGTCGACATGGTGGCGATGATGCCGTACTCCCTGATCGGGTCCGTCCACCAGGACCCCACCGACCCGATGCCCGCCTGGGACGCCTCGCTGCTGCTGGGCTCCCTGGACGCCGACGCCATCGACGCCCTGCTGGAAACGGCCGGGCCCCAGCTGCAGGTCCCGCTCATCCTTGCCGAGCTGCGCCACCTGGGCGGCGCCTTTGCCCGCCAGCCCGAGCATCCCAACGCCGTGGGCAGGCGGGATGCCGCCTTCGCGGTGAACGTGGTCGGCCCCTACGCCCCTCCGCTGCAAGAAGCGGTGGCGGCCAGTGGCCAGGCGGTGCTGGACGCCATGGAACCGTGGTCCCACGGAGGACCCTCGATCAATTTTCGCGGCTTCTCCTGGGCCCCGGAGGATGTGCGCAAGGCCTGGGAGCCAGGGCACGTCGAGCGCCTGCGCCGGATCAAGGCCGACCGGGACCCGGATTCGCGATTCCGCTTCGGCTACCTGCTGGACTGA
- a CDS encoding flavin-containing monooxygenase has translation MQGQTNNHRTIIVGAGHCGLSMAHQLGKSGEDLIVLDSGPAPGSSWRSRWDSLQLFTPAAHDGLPGRRFPARRSVLPAAGAVADYLESYAEAFGMPIHSSTTVTGMDIGAAGGFTVHTTDGIFTADRVVVATGVHQAPKIPAFAARVSAATTQLHSSGYRNPQMLPEGPVAVVGFGTSGAQIACELAASRQVTLCGKPTAHVPDALIHFAPALYWLLVHRILTRRTPAGRKVAKGFLAHGAPLIGLTADDVDSAGVIRAGKIAEVRDGVMVAQDGAVIEASTIIWATGYRPDFSWIHGLEVDEAGYPFHHRGISTRVPGLGFLGLPFQYGLTSGIIGGAGRDARHLARRMPHHGATASPHASEHGANELAPDRD, from the coding sequence ATGCAAGGCCAGACCAACAACCACCGCACGATCATCGTGGGAGCCGGCCACTGCGGGTTGTCCATGGCCCACCAGCTGGGGAAATCAGGCGAGGACCTTATCGTGCTGGATTCCGGGCCGGCACCGGGCAGCAGCTGGCGATCACGCTGGGACTCCCTGCAACTCTTCACGCCCGCCGCACACGACGGGCTGCCCGGACGCCGGTTCCCGGCAAGGCGCTCGGTGCTTCCGGCCGCGGGCGCCGTCGCCGACTACCTGGAGTCATACGCCGAGGCCTTTGGCATGCCGATCCATTCCTCGACCACGGTCACGGGCATGGACATCGGCGCAGCCGGGGGATTCACGGTGCACACCACCGACGGGATCTTCACCGCGGACCGCGTGGTCGTGGCCACGGGCGTCCACCAGGCGCCGAAGATCCCGGCATTTGCCGCCCGGGTTTCCGCCGCCACGACCCAGCTGCATTCGAGCGGGTACCGGAACCCGCAGATGCTTCCCGAAGGCCCGGTTGCCGTGGTGGGATTCGGCACCTCGGGGGCCCAGATCGCCTGCGAGCTGGCCGCCAGTAGGCAGGTCACGCTGTGCGGGAAGCCCACCGCCCATGTGCCCGACGCCCTCATCCATTTCGCGCCGGCGCTGTACTGGCTGCTGGTCCACCGCATCCTGACGCGTCGGACGCCGGCCGGACGCAAGGTCGCCAAGGGATTCCTCGCCCACGGTGCACCACTGATCGGGCTGACGGCGGACGACGTCGACTCCGCCGGTGTCATCCGCGCCGGAAAGATCGCCGAAGTGCGCGACGGTGTGATGGTGGCGCAAGACGGGGCGGTAATCGAGGCCTCCACGATCATCTGGGCGACAGGGTACCGGCCCGACTTCTCCTGGATCCACGGCCTGGAAGTGGACGAGGCGGGCTATCCCTTCCACCACCGGGGGATCAGCACCCGGGTCCCCGGGCTGGGGTTCCTGGGCCTCCCGTTCCAGTACGGGCTGACGTCCGGGATCATCGGTGGCGCGGGACGCGATGCCCGCCACCTGGCGCGCCGGATGCCGCACCATGGGGCAACTGCCTCGCCGCACGCTTCCGAGCATGGCGCCAATGAACTTGCACCCGATCGTGACTAG
- a CDS encoding amino acid permease → MSWGIFRTKTIEQTMAETEEPEHKLKKNLGALDLIVFGVGVSIGAGIFVLTGQAAASNAGPAISISFLIAGLGCGLAALCYAELASSVPAAGSAYTYTYATMGELLAWIIGWDLILEFTVGSAALATSFSQYLGVVLDGTPFAIPEAIATAENGVLNLPAGLLVVGLAVVLISGVKLSSRINQVVTAIKILVVLAVIFVGAFFINLANWSPFIPPASTPAASSGGALHLPLVQTIFGLDPSVFGIGGVFAAAAMVFFAFIGFDVVATTAEETRNPQRNMPIGIFGSLAIVTVLYMAVSLVITGMQSYKDIDPDDGAPLATAFVNAGLPVMGDLIAIGACIGLVVVCMILFLGQTRVGFAMARDGLFPAALAKTHPRFGTPYRFTILAAIPIAILATFVPLSTLAELVNIGTLAAFVLVSIGVMVLRRTRPDLPRAFKVPWVPVLPIASVIVCFYLMLNLALETWIRFVIWLAIGFIVYFAYSRKHSRLNQPTSVP, encoded by the coding sequence ATGTCATGGGGAATTTTCCGCACGAAAACCATTGAGCAGACGATGGCCGAAACCGAGGAGCCCGAACACAAGCTCAAGAAAAACCTCGGCGCGCTGGATTTGATCGTCTTCGGCGTCGGGGTGAGCATCGGAGCCGGCATCTTCGTGCTCACCGGCCAGGCCGCGGCGTCCAATGCCGGGCCGGCCATCTCGATCTCCTTCCTCATTGCCGGGCTCGGCTGCGGGCTGGCGGCCCTGTGCTATGCGGAACTGGCCTCCAGCGTCCCGGCCGCCGGCAGCGCCTACACCTACACGTACGCGACCATGGGCGAGCTGCTGGCCTGGATCATCGGCTGGGACCTGATCCTGGAATTCACCGTCGGGTCCGCCGCGCTGGCCACCTCCTTCAGCCAGTACCTGGGCGTGGTCCTGGATGGCACCCCCTTCGCCATCCCCGAGGCCATCGCCACCGCGGAGAACGGCGTATTGAACCTGCCCGCGGGATTGCTGGTCGTGGGCCTGGCCGTCGTGCTGATCTCCGGGGTGAAGCTCTCCAGCCGCATCAACCAGGTCGTCACGGCCATCAAGATCCTTGTCGTGCTCGCGGTGATCTTCGTCGGGGCGTTCTTCATCAACCTCGCCAACTGGTCCCCGTTCATTCCGCCGGCCTCGACCCCTGCGGCGTCCTCGGGAGGGGCGCTGCACCTGCCGCTGGTGCAAACGATCTTCGGGCTCGATCCCAGCGTCTTCGGCATCGGCGGGGTCTTCGCCGCCGCCGCCATGGTGTTCTTCGCCTTCATCGGCTTCGACGTCGTGGCAACCACGGCCGAGGAGACCCGCAACCCGCAACGCAACATGCCCATCGGCATCTTCGGTTCCCTGGCCATCGTCACGGTGCTCTACATGGCGGTGTCCCTGGTGATCACCGGCATGCAAAGCTACAAGGACATCGATCCCGACGACGGGGCGCCGCTGGCCACCGCGTTCGTGAACGCCGGGCTGCCGGTGATGGGCGACCTGATCGCGATCGGCGCCTGCATCGGGCTGGTGGTGGTGTGCATGATCCTGTTCCTGGGCCAGACCCGCGTGGGCTTCGCCATGGCCCGCGACGGCCTGTTCCCGGCCGCGCTGGCCAAGACCCACCCGCGCTTCGGCACCCCCTACCGGTTCACGATCCTTGCCGCCATCCCGATCGCCATCCTGGCCACCTTCGTGCCGCTGTCCACGCTCGCGGAACTGGTCAACATCGGCACCCTGGCCGCGTTCGTGCTCGTGTCCATCGGGGTCATGGTGCTGCGCCGCACCCGCCCCGACCTGCCGCGCGCCTTCAAGGTGCCGTGGGTCCCGGTGCTCCCGATCGCCTCGGTCATCGTCTGCTTCTACCTGATGCTGAACCTGGCCCTGGAGACCTGGATCCGCTTCGTGATCTGGCTGGCCATCGGCTTCATCGTCTACTTCGCCTACTCGCGGAAACACAGCCGGCTAAACCAGCCAACTTCCGTCCCCTGA
- a CDS encoding ABC1 kinase family protein: protein MEFAEILGRILISAVIAVAFIVVLAMFVRRLLGVAVGLGRIIVAGVLGLGAEVAFESRFVWPDPNASLALVPVQIGIVLIIASLFLMLAELVVPTGTILRPDKWVGAARARFARTRRYTQVTRIALSHGILPAKRPAEGHTPQAAAERTAAGRSLRLALQESGVTFVKFGQVLSTRAELLPAEYIDELAKLQQEVAPEPWENIRTLIAGELGREVEEAFAEFDPVPLAAASIGQVHRARLHSGEVVAVKVQRPGVVPLVERDLDIALRMARTLERSTDWGRSLGIAKVADGFAESLRDELDYELEAMNIQALRTTQLKHPASERVGIPEHYPHLSTRRVLVMDLVAGSTLGSAGSVEGHPPEVRAAQAVALFRSLMHQIMDDGVFHADLHPGNIVLAPDGTATLLDFGSVGRLDAELRELVSEVLLAFYRGDSRAIADALLGMVPVPESFDETALRRELSHFMSRHMGPGAELKAEVFTLMVALLARHRLSIPGELTLAFRAVAVLEGTLRRLDPGFDLLAAAKDYGQARMRSGLRPSSVAEALNNEVLSLLPMLRRLPRRLDAITGDLEAGRLGINMRLLAHPQDRKMLLSLAHEAILTFLAGVTGIMATILLVSGGGPMVTSTMSLYQLFGYTLVVVASVFILRVVFDLFRRRKND from the coding sequence ATGGAATTCGCCGAGATCCTGGGCCGCATCTTGATCAGTGCCGTCATCGCCGTGGCATTCATCGTGGTGCTGGCCATGTTTGTGCGCCGGCTGCTGGGCGTGGCCGTGGGCCTGGGCCGGATCATCGTGGCCGGCGTGCTCGGGCTGGGCGCGGAGGTGGCCTTCGAGTCACGCTTCGTGTGGCCCGACCCCAACGCCAGCCTGGCGTTGGTGCCCGTGCAGATCGGCATCGTGCTGATCATTGCCTCGCTCTTCCTGATGCTTGCCGAGCTCGTGGTTCCCACCGGGACGATCCTTCGGCCCGACAAATGGGTGGGCGCTGCCAGGGCCCGGTTTGCCCGGACAAGGCGCTACACCCAGGTCACCCGCATAGCCCTGTCGCACGGGATCCTGCCGGCCAAGCGCCCCGCCGAGGGCCACACGCCCCAGGCCGCGGCCGAACGAACCGCTGCGGGCCGCTCCCTGCGACTGGCGCTCCAGGAATCCGGGGTGACCTTCGTGAAGTTCGGCCAGGTGCTCTCCACCCGCGCGGAGCTGCTTCCCGCCGAATACATCGACGAGCTGGCCAAGCTGCAGCAAGAGGTGGCCCCCGAACCCTGGGAGAACATCCGCACGCTGATCGCCGGCGAACTCGGGCGGGAAGTCGAAGAGGCCTTCGCCGAGTTCGACCCGGTGCCGCTGGCCGCCGCCTCCATCGGGCAGGTGCACCGGGCACGGCTGCACAGCGGGGAAGTGGTCGCGGTCAAGGTCCAGCGCCCGGGTGTCGTTCCGCTGGTTGAACGCGACCTGGACATCGCCCTGCGCATGGCCCGGACCCTGGAACGATCCACCGACTGGGGCAGGTCCCTGGGGATCGCCAAGGTCGCCGACGGCTTTGCCGAGTCCCTGCGCGACGAGCTCGACTACGAGCTGGAGGCCATGAACATCCAGGCGCTGCGCACCACCCAGCTCAAGCACCCGGCCTCCGAACGCGTCGGGATCCCCGAGCACTACCCGCATTTGAGCACCCGGCGGGTGCTGGTCATGGACCTGGTTGCCGGCAGCACGCTCGGTTCCGCGGGCAGCGTCGAGGGCCACCCGCCCGAGGTCCGGGCGGCCCAGGCCGTTGCGCTGTTCAGGTCGCTGATGCACCAGATCATGGACGACGGCGTCTTCCACGCCGACCTGCATCCGGGAAACATCGTGCTGGCTCCCGACGGGACGGCCACGCTGCTGGATTTCGGGTCGGTCGGGCGCCTCGATGCCGAATTGCGCGAGCTGGTCTCCGAGGTGCTGCTGGCCTTCTACCGCGGCGACTCGCGCGCCATCGCCGACGCGCTGCTGGGCATGGTCCCGGTCCCCGAATCGTTCGACGAGACGGCGCTGCGCCGCGAGCTCAGCCACTTCATGTCCCGGCACATGGGTCCCGGCGCGGAACTGAAGGCGGAGGTCTTCACGCTGATGGTGGCGCTGCTGGCCAGGCACCGGCTATCGATCCCCGGCGAGCTCACCCTGGCCTTCCGCGCGGTTGCCGTGCTGGAAGGCACGCTGCGCCGGCTCGATCCCGGTTTCGACCTGCTCGCCGCCGCCAAGGACTACGGCCAGGCGCGGATGCGCTCGGGCCTGCGCCCCTCCTCGGTCGCCGAGGCCCTCAACAACGAGGTGCTCTCGCTGCTGCCGATGCTCAGGCGCCTGCCGCGACGGCTCGACGCGATCACCGGGGACCTGGAAGCCGGACGCCTGGGCATCAACATGCGGCTGCTGGCCCACCCGCAGGACAGGAAGATGCTCCTGTCCCTGGCCCACGAGGCCATCCTCACGTTCCTGGCAGGCGTCACCGGGATCATGGCCACCATCCTGCTGGTCAGCGGCGGCGGCCCCATGGTCACCTCCACGATGAGCCTCTACCAGCTCTTCGGCTACACGCTGGTCGTCGTGGCCTCGGTCTTCATCCTGCGCGTGGTCTTTGACCTCTTCCGGCGGCGAAAGAACGACTAG
- a CDS encoding helix-turn-helix domain-containing protein: MIVITIDQRRSRSGPDKVEALLHRLANDYEAVRGFERTAGDEIQGVLRDGAAAVDLALEVARTGEWSVGIGVGAVETPMPEQTRAGRGPAFEHARDAVERAKGSSGSLALSGPGDGAERLEAELQLVAMVNARRTESSAEAGILVSRGLTQQQVAAKLGISQQAVSARLASGLWYEATRLAAAAGLALHEYALITEGSRRT; encoded by the coding sequence ATGATCGTCATCACCATAGACCAGCGCCGCTCCCGATCGGGGCCGGACAAGGTCGAAGCCCTGCTGCATCGGCTGGCCAACGACTACGAGGCCGTGCGCGGATTCGAGCGAACCGCCGGCGACGAGATCCAGGGCGTGCTCCGGGACGGGGCAGCCGCGGTCGACCTGGCCCTCGAGGTGGCGCGCACGGGGGAGTGGAGCGTGGGCATCGGCGTCGGGGCTGTGGAGACCCCGATGCCCGAGCAGACGCGCGCCGGCCGCGGCCCCGCCTTCGAACATGCCCGCGACGCCGTGGAACGGGCCAAGGGTTCCAGCGGGTCCCTGGCACTGTCCGGGCCCGGGGACGGGGCAGAGCGCCTGGAAGCCGAATTGCAACTGGTCGCGATGGTCAACGCGCGCCGCACCGAATCGTCGGCCGAAGCTGGCATATTGGTCTCCCGGGGCCTGACCCAACAGCAGGTCGCGGCCAAGCTGGGCATCTCGCAGCAGGCGGTCTCGGCACGGCTGGCCTCCGGACTTTGGTACGAAGCCACCCGGCTGGCCGCCGCGGCGGGTTTGGCCCTGCACGAATATGCCCTGATCACGGAAGGAAGCCGACGCACATGA
- a CDS encoding alpha/beta fold hydrolase, with translation MSSHLIVHGAGSRLSCTVSPGTGPEVLFLNGAFSTGHDWKQVLRDLSPDHHTVTFDARGRGHSPSHADYSFSGALEDVASVLTATKLQHPILVGWSHGATLALRYAATHPGAVAGIVLIDGAFPVRVFHEKAQRRIRRQYRLLKAPMAVLGSLGIMSRLAHHRAADLVVELDEIDAGLLPDYRSLDCPALIIAGSGPHPGSPAAEMRTMRAAAALACEANARVRLFSTVQANHLRILPRHATVIISAIHALAPRT, from the coding sequence ATGTCCAGCCACCTGATCGTCCACGGTGCCGGCTCCCGCCTGTCCTGCACCGTCTCACCCGGCACCGGTCCCGAGGTGCTCTTCCTCAACGGTGCATTTTCCACCGGGCACGATTGGAAGCAGGTCCTGCGCGATCTTTCCCCCGACCACCACACCGTGACCTTTGACGCCCGCGGCCGGGGCCACTCACCAAGCCACGCGGACTATTCGTTTTCCGGGGCGCTGGAGGACGTGGCAAGCGTGCTCACCGCCACGAAGCTGCAACACCCCATCCTGGTCGGCTGGTCGCACGGGGCAACCCTGGCCCTGCGCTACGCCGCCACCCATCCGGGCGCGGTCGCCGGGATCGTGCTCATTGACGGTGCCTTCCCCGTGCGGGTCTTCCACGAAAAGGCACAAAGACGCATCCGCAGGCAGTACCGGCTGCTCAAGGCACCGATGGCAGTGCTGGGCTCCCTGGGGATCATGTCCCGACTGGCGCACCACCGGGCCGCCGATCTGGTGGTGGAGCTCGATGAGATCGACGCGGGGCTGCTGCCCGACTACCGCTCCCTTGACTGCCCGGCGTTGATCATCGCCGGCTCGGGGCCGCACCCGGGCTCCCCCGCGGCGGAGATGCGCACCATGCGCGCCGCTGCGGCACTGGCCTGCGAGGCCAATGCGCGGGTGCGGCTGTTCTCCACGGTTCAGGCCAACCACCTGCGGATCCTGCCCAGGCACGCCACCGTCATCATCTCCGCCATCCACGCCCTGGCGCCCCGCACCTAG
- a CDS encoding zinc ribbon domain-containing protein YjdM, with amino-acid sequence MSDVLPSCPQCSSPYTYEMGALLVCPECAHEWTAEAETVEEPQETVIKDSVGNVLADGDTVSVVKDLKVKGQAQSIKVGTKVRNIRLVDPIDGHDISCKVDGFGPMHLKSSVVKKV; translated from the coding sequence ATGAGTGACGTTTTGCCATCGTGCCCACAGTGTTCAAGTCCCTACACCTACGAAATGGGCGCCCTGCTGGTGTGCCCCGAGTGTGCCCATGAGTGGACCGCCGAAGCGGAAACCGTCGAGGAGCCGCAGGAAACAGTCATCAAGGACTCGGTCGGCAACGTGCTGGCGGACGGCGACACCGTCTCGGTGGTCAAGGACCTGAAGGTCAAGGGCCAGGCCCAGTCCATCAAGGTCGGCACCAAGGTGCGCAACATCCGCCTGGTCGACCCCATCGACGGCCACGACATCTCGTGCAAGGTCGACGGCTTCGGGCCGATGCACCTGAAATCCTCCGTCGTCAAGAAGGTCTAG
- a CDS encoding YggS family pyridoxal phosphate-dependent enzyme, producing the protein MTLPVNTPEPAAAHASSIEDFKHNLASIKARIDAAARNAGRDPASIRLLPVSKTVPEDRLRLAVAAGMDFLGENKVQEAARKAENLADIPGLKFSVIGNLQTNKAKFVAKFADEFQALDNIRQAAALQRRLEAEDRQLDVFVQVNTSNEESKFGLPPAEVQEFVDQLPQFDRLHVKGLMTLALFSDDKEAVRACFVRLRELRDMLRESAPEGMEIEELSMGMSGDFELAIQEGATVVRVGQGIFGARALPDSHYWPGFAGEKPATPKPAAQ; encoded by the coding sequence ATGACATTGCCCGTGAACACCCCCGAACCTGCCGCAGCCCACGCCAGCTCCATCGAGGATTTCAAGCACAACCTCGCCTCCATCAAGGCCCGCATCGATGCCGCCGCGCGCAACGCGGGACGCGATCCGGCCTCGATCCGCCTGCTGCCGGTCAGCAAGACCGTGCCCGAGGACCGTTTGCGCCTGGCCGTTGCGGCGGGAATGGATTTCCTGGGAGAGAACAAGGTCCAGGAGGCCGCGCGCAAGGCCGAGAACCTTGCCGACATCCCGGGTTTGAAGTTCTCGGTCATTGGCAACCTGCAGACCAACAAGGCGAAGTTCGTGGCGAAATTTGCCGACGAGTTCCAGGCGCTGGACAACATCCGCCAGGCCGCGGCCCTGCAACGCCGACTCGAGGCCGAGGACCGCCAGCTCGATGTTTTCGTCCAGGTCAATACCTCCAACGAGGAAAGCAAGTTCGGGCTCCCGCCGGCCGAGGTGCAGGAATTCGTCGACCAGCTCCCGCAATTTGACCGGCTCCACGTCAAGGGCCTGATGACCCTGGCCCTGTTCAGCGACGACAAGGAAGCGGTGCGGGCATGCTTCGTGCGCCTGCGGGAGCTGCGCGACATGCTGCGCGAGAGCGCACCGGAAGGCATGGAGATCGAAGAGCTGTCCATGGGCATGAGCGGCGATTTCGAACTCGCCATCCAGGAAGGCGCCACCGTCGTCCGCGTGGGCCAGGGCATCTTCGGTGCACGGGCATTGCCCGACAGCCACTACTGGCCCGGGTTCGCCGGAGAGAAGCCCGCCACGCCCAAGCCCGCCGCGCAGTAG